GATCGGTTCTTCCGCTATGGCATATAAGAGAAATCCAATGAGAAGTGAGCGAATTGCTTCTCTGGCGAATTATGTAATGTCTGATACAATGAATCCTGCGCTTGTGGCATCCACACAGTGGTTTGAACGAACACTGGATGATTCTGCAAACAAACGTCTTTCTGTACCGGAAGGATTTCTTGCAATCGATGGTATTCTCGATCTTTATCTTAATGTTGTAGATGGTCTTGTAGTATACCCAAAGGTAATTGAAGCACATCTTATGAGAGAACTTCCATTTATGGCAACAGAGAATATCATGATGGATGCAGTAAAGGCCGGCGGAGACCGTCAGGAACTTCATGAAAGAATTCGCCAGCATTCCATGGCAGCAGGACGTGTTGTTAAAGAAGAAGGAAAAGATAATGATCTTCTTGAAAGAATTGCAGCAGACCCAGCTTTTGGAATGACAATGGATCAGCTTCAGGCAATTATGAAACCAGAGAACTTTGTAGGAAGAGCTCCAGAACAAACAGAGGAGTTTGTCAGCGAATATGTTAAGCCTGTGCTTGATGAGAATAAAGATATTCTTGGAATGAAAGCAGAGATTAATGTGTAAACTTCGCATTGACATGCTATAAAGAAATACGTATAATACTAAGGGTTATCGGTAACGATAACCCTTAAATTATGTGAGAATGAAGTAACAGGAGAAGGAACCCTTGAAGTTGGAAAGGTGGTTGTCAGTTGAATAACAAAGATACAAAAGAAACAAATGTGCTTGCGCAGGCATCGATATTGATGGTTGCAGGCATTATAACAAGAATTATAGGGGTATTATACCGAAGTCCGTTAACAAGTGTTATTGGAGATGAAGGAAACGGATATTATGGTATTGCAGTGAATATTTATACGATGATATTATTAGTATCTTCTTACAGTATTCCGATGGCAGTTTCTAAGGTTGTCTCATCTAAATTAGCAGTACACCAGTATCGTAATGCACATAAAGTATTTAAATGTGCCCTTATGTATGTTTTGGTTGTAGGAGGGATTGCCAGTCTCATTACATTCTTTGGTGCTTCCATATTAATTCCTTCAAATCAGCCCAAAGCAATTCCTGTTCTTAGAATTTTAGCGCCAACCATTTTTTTCTCTGGATTTTTAGGGGTATTCCGAGGATATTTTCAGGCACATGGAACAATGGTTCCGACCTCTCTTTCTCAGATTATTGAACAGGTAGCGAATGCCGTCATCAGTATTGGAGCAGCTCTTTTATTCATCCATATATTTGCAGGAGGAGACGCAGATAAAGTTCCAGTATTTGGTGCGATGGGAAGTGCAGCGGGTATCGGTGCGGGAGTAATTACCGGACTGTTATTTATGCTGTTTATTTATTCCTGTAATAAAAAGTATTTTAGAAAAGAGATACAGAAGGATAGTTCTGGCGTAGATAGTTCTTACAGAGATATTTTTAAAATTATCTTTTTAATGGTCACTCCGGTGATATTAAGTACATTTGTATATAATATCAGTACGGTTGTTGATCAGACATTATTTATGGATGTTATGGGATTTAAAAAGATGAATTCCCGAATTGCAGCATCTTTATATGGTGTATTTCAGACAAAATATACAGTTCTTATTAATATGCCTGTCGCTATCGCCAATTCTATGTCTACGGCAATGATTCCGGCGATTTCTTCAAGCTATGCACTGGAGAATTATAAAAAATGTAATACACATGTAAAGGAAGCTATTCATTTTACAATGATTATCAGCATTCCGGCAGCAATCGGGATGGGAGCGCTTGCTTATCCAATCATGGAAGTTTTATTTCCTCAAAAGGCAACGATTGATCTGGCGGTAAGTATTTTACGTGTGGGATGTATCAGTATTATTTTTTATGCACTTTCTACAGTAAGTAATGGTGTTTTGCAGGGAATCGGAAAAGTAAACATTCCTCTTCGGAATGCAGCCATCGCTCTTTTCCTGCATGTGGTGGTGCTTGCTCCACTGTTATACTTTACAGATTTAGATTTATATGCCCTTGTGCTTGCTACGATGTTCTATGCATTCCTTATGTGTTTACTGAATAATTTAAGTGTGCGTAAGTATCTGGGATATCGTCAGGAAATGAAAAAGACATTTATTATTCCAGTAATCTGCTCTGCGATAATGGGTATTTTATGTTATATTTTCTACCAGGGTATTTATCTGATCTTATCAGGAGTACTGGGAAGTTTTATTCATTTAAGGATATTGGTATTTATCTGTCTTATGATTTCTGTGGTATTTGCAGTTATCGTATATTTTGTTCTGGAATTAAAGTTAAAGGGAATTACAGAAGCAGAGCTTCGAAAGTTTCCAAAAGGACATCTGCTTGTCAGAATGGCAAAGAAAAGTAATTTATTGTAATTAGAATTATTCTTTACTTATAAAAGAAAGTAAGTTATAATGAAATGTGTTTGGGCACTGGGTCAGGCCATGCCCATAAAATACTAAGTTTTTAAAGCTGGGAGGAATGAGCTCATGGTAAAAGCAATTGTAGGCGCAAACTGGGGAGACGAAGGTAAAGGTAAGATTACTGATATGCTCGCACAGGATTCTGATATTATTATCCGTTTTCAGGGTGGCGCCAATGCAGGCCATACAATTATAAATGATTATGGAAAGTTTGCACTCCACACATTACCATCAGGTATTTTCTACGATCATACAACAAGTATCATCGGTAATGGAGTAGCATTGAACATACCTGTACTTTTTAACGAGTTAAAGGAAATAACTTCTAAGGGAGTACCTGAACCTAAGATTTTAATTTCTGATCGTGCACAGATCGTAATGCCGTATCATATTCTTTTTGATGAATATGAGGAAGAGCGTTTAGCTGGTAAGTCATTTGGTTCTACAAAGTCCGGAATCGCACCATTTTATTCTGATAAGTATGCTAAAGTAGGTTTTCAGGTAAGTGAATTATTTGAAGAAGAGGCAGAACTGAAAGAGAAGATTGAGCGTGTAATCGTACAGAAGAATATTTTATTAGAGCACCTTTATCATAAACCGTTAATTGATACAGATGAATTGTATAATACATTAATGGAATATAAAGAGATGATTGCTCCTTATGTATGCAATGTATCTGCTTACTTAGATAAGGCAATCAAAGAAGGCAAGAATATTTTATTAGAAGGACAGTTAGGAACATTAAAAGATCCTGATCATGGAATTTATCCAATGGTAACATCTTCTTCTACCTTAGCTGCATATGGAGCAATCGGAGCAGGTATCCCTCCATATGAGATCAAGAAGGTTGTCACTGTTTGTAAGGCATACAGCAGTGCTGTAGGAGCAGGTGCGTTTGTAAGTGAAATCTTTGGTGATGAAGCACAGGAACTTCGTGTTCGCGGTGGTGATGGCGGAGAATTTGGAGCTACAACCGGAAGACCAAGAAGAATGGGCTGGTTTGACTGCGTTGCTTCTAAGTACGGATGCCGCCTTCAGGGAACAACAGATGTTGCATTTACAGTAGTTGATGTACTTGGATATCTTGATGAGATTCCTGTATGTACAGGTTATGAGATTGACGGAGAAGTAACAACAGAATTCCCTGTAACAAACCAGTTAGAGAAGGCAAAACCTGTGTTAGAAGTACTTCCGGGATGGAAGTGTGATATCCGCGGAATTAAGAAATACGAAGATTTACCGGAGAATTGCCGTAAATATATTGAATTCGTAGAAGAACATATTGGATATCCAATCACTATGGTTTCTAACGGTCCTGGAAGAGATGATATCATCTATCATGGATTTGAGAAATAATACGGATACCAAAGGAGGTAATTCATGAAGATCCTGACAATTGCAATTCCGAGTTACAATTCTATGGATTATATGCGAAACTGTATTGAAAGTCTTCTTCCTGGTGGAGAAGATGTGGAAATATTGATTGTTGATGATGGTTCAAAAGATGATACTCCTGCGATCGCGGATGAATACCAGGAGAAATATCCTGGTATTGTACGTGCGATTCATCAGGAAAACGGTGGTCATGGAGAGGCAGTGAATGCTGGGCTCCGTAACGCGACCGGTTTCTTTTATAAAGTAGTAGATAGTGATGACTGGGTAGATGCGGAATCTTATCAGAAGATACTTGCCTTTTTAAAAGAGGCGATAAAGGAAGAAGAACCGCTAGATATGCTTCTTTCTAATTATGTATATGAAAAGGTAGGAGCGAAGCATAAAAAAGTGATTCAGTATCATTCTATCCTGCCGGAGAATCGTTATTTTGGATGGGATGAGATTGGACATTTCCATGCCAGTCAGAATATTTTGATGCATTCGGTAATTTACCGTACAGAGCTGCTGAGAAGTTTTCATTTTGAATTACCAAAACATACATTTTATGTAGATAATATTTTTGTGTACTGGCCATTGCCATACGTAAAGAAGATGTATTATCTTGATGTGGATTTTTATCGATATTTTATTGGACGCGATGACCAGTCTGTTAATGAAACGGTCATGATTTCAAGAATCGATCAGCAGATTCGGGTGAATGAGATTATGATTGATCTTTATGCGAAGCATGAAAGTACATTTTCCTGCCCGCAGCTTAAAGAGTATATGCTCCATTATCTTGAAACGATTCAGATGGTGACATCTGTACTTTTGATGAAGATGAATACACCGGAATCAGAGAAGATGAGAGATGATTTGTGGCATTATCTGGAAGAAAAATCTCCAGAAGGCTATAAGGCATTGAAAAGTTCGGTTCTTGGAAAGATTTCTAAGTCCCACAATAAGCTGAGTCATAAGCTCACGATGGGAGGATATAAGATTGCTCAGAAATGGATCGGATTTAACTAAAAAGTCTTATAAGAATGATATTTTTCTGATATTATTCTTTCTAATCATCGGGCTGGGAACATTTTCTTTTATGCAGCTACATGGTAAGAGTGGAGCCTTGGTAAAGGTTCGTGTGAATAATAAAGAATTTGGAAGCTATTCTTTAAATAAAAATCAGACGATTCGTATTGAAGAAGATGACTGGGAGAATATTCTTGAGATAAAGAATGGAAAGGTCAGTATGATAAAAGCCGACTGTCCTGATAAGATTTGTGTAAATCATGCCGCAATCAGTAAAAAGGGTGAGACCATTGTTTGTCTGCCTCATAAAGTTGTTATTGAAGTGGTTGATCAGGATGGAACGCAGAAAGAGAATCAGATAGATATTATCAGCAAGTAATTTAAATTGATATAATTTATTATTTAACAATAATATAGTATGTTGGATACAATATTGTTCTATTTCAAATACAGTATTGTAAAACTACACAAAATAATACTCGAACAATCGGATAAAAGCGAATTTTGTTTGTGTATATTAAGGAAAATGACAAAGTTACCAATCGTTAAAAAGATGACGATTCTTGATTTTGTCATTTTTTTCTTATATTATATAGAATGAATTTTATATCAAATTTGAAATGCTTTTGTAAGAATCTATGCGAAAACTTACGATATTGTGCATGAACTATTTGATTTAAAAAATTTTAGAAAGAAGGTAAAAAAATGGGACTACTAACATTTAAAGGTGGCCTTCATCCGTATGATGGTAAAGAGTTAAGTAAAGATAAACCAATTACTGAATATTTACCACAGGGAGAGCTGGTATACCCTTTAAGTCAGCACATTGGTGCTCCTGCCGTTGCCTGTGTAAAGAAAGGTGACAGAGTATTAGTCGGTCAGAAAATCGCGGAGGCTGGAGGATTTGTTTCTGCCAACATCTATAGCTCTGTTTCTGGAACGGTAAAGAAGATTGAACCTAGAATGACAGTTTCCGGTAATAAGGTAAACGCTGTTGTTGTAGAGAATGATGGCGAGTATGAAACTGTTTCTTTTCAACCAGTAACAGAAAAAACAAATGAAGCAATTATCAATGCAGTAAAAGAAGCGGGTATTGTCGGACTTGGTGGTGCCGGTTTCCCTACGCATGTAAAGCTGTCTCCAAAGGAACCGGACAAAATTGATACGATCATTATTAATGCTGCAGAATGTGAGCCATACATCACTGCAGATTATCGTTGTATGATGGAAATTCCTGAACAGCTTATTTCTGGTCTTAATATTATGCTTTCTTTATTCCCGAAAGCAAAAGGTGTTATCGGTATTGAAGATAATAAGCCAGAAGCGATTGCTAAGTTGACAGAAATGTGTAAAAGTGAAAGCCATATTGAAGTAGCAGCATTAAAGACAAAGTATCCACAGGGTGCAGAGCGTTCTTTAATTTATGCTGTGACAGGTCGTGCAATTAATTCCTCTATGCTTCCGGCAGATGCAGGATGTATCGTAGATAATGTTGCAACAGCAATTGCCATTCATGAGGCAATTACCCTTGGAAAACCTCTTTACGAGAGAGTGGTAACAGTAACGGGAGATGCCATTAAAAATCCTGGTAACTTCAAGGTGAAAAATGGAACAAATGCAGCAGAATTAGTAGAAGCAGCCGGTGGATTTAAGTCTCAGCCAGAGAAAGTGATTTCTGGTGGTCCTATGATGGGTATGGCCTTATCTACATTAGATGTTCCTTGCGCAAAAACGTTCTCTTCTCTTTTATGTTTTACAAAAGACGAAGTTGCCGCATGTGAACCAAGTAACTGTATTCGCTGTGGTCGTTGTATTTCTGTTTGTCCTGCAGGTCTTATGCCTACAAAGCTTTCAGAGATCGCGGATCATGGAGATTTTGCATTATTTGACGAGCTGAACGGATGTGAATGTGTTGAATGTGGATGCTGTTCTTACATCTGCCCGGCAAAGAGAAGATTAACCCAGTCTATGAAGACAGGGCGTCGTGAAGCGATGGCTCTTCGTAGAAAGAAGAAATAGCATAAGGAGAGGTGAAAAAATGAACGAACAATTTTATAACGTGTCAGCCAATCCTCATGTAAGGGATAAGGCTTCTACACATAGCATTATGCTCGATGTAATTATTGCTCTTCTTCCAGCTACTTTATTTGGTTTCTGGAATTTTGGAGTAAAAGCAATTATCAACACAGTAATCTGTGTTGCTGTCTGTGTACTTGCAGAATATGTATGGCAGCGTTGTATGCACCAGAAAGTAACTGTTAAAGATTTCAGTGCAGCACTTACCGGTTTATTATTAGCATTAAACCTTCCACCGGAAGTACCATTCTGGATTCCGGTTATCGGTGGATTATTTGCGATTATTGTTGTAAAACAGCTTTTTGGCGGTCTGGGTCAGAACTTTATGAACCCTGCACTTGGAGCACGTTGTTTCTTATTAATTTCTTTTGCGGGAATTATGACAGATTTCTCTTATAAGGGATTTGGCGGAAGCTTTGATGCAACAACAAGTGCTACCCCTCTTGCAGCTTTAAAGGCAGGAGAAGCTGTAAACTTAAAGGCAATGTTCCTTGGTAATACCGCTGGTACAATTGGTGAGACTTCTGCTATCTTATTAATTCTTGGTGGAATTTATCTGATTGCAAAGAAAATCATAAGCTGGAGAATTCCTGTATGTTATATTGTAACACTTGGTATCTTTGTTCTTCTTTTTGGCGGACAGGGATTCGATATGACATATCTCGCAGAGCAGTTGTGTGGTGGCGGATTAATGCTTGGTGCATTTTTCATGGCAACAGACTATGTTACATCCCCTATTACACCAAAGGGACAGCTTATATTTGGTATCTTACTTGGTATTCTGACAGGAATCTTCCGTTTATTCGGTGGTTCTGCAGAGGGCGTATCTTATGCGATCATCTTCTGTAACCTGTTAGTGCCATTAATTGAAAAAGTTACAACTCCTACCGCATTTGGAAAAGGAGGTAAAAAATAATGAACGCTTTAATAAAAGATGCTTTAAAACTCGTTATTATTACCGTCGTTGCAGGTCTTGTTCTCGGTGCAGTATATGGAATCACAAAGGGACCGATTGCTGATCAGGAAGCAAAGGCACAGATGGAAGCTTATAAAACAGTATTTCCAAAGGCAAGTGACTTTAAAGAAGTTGATGGATTTTCCGAAGAAGCAGCTTCTAAGATTATTGCAGCAAACGAGAATCCAATTGAAGGACATGACAGTGATGTTATTTCTTCCGCAGTAGAAGCAGTAGATGCTTCTGGGGAGGCACTTGGTTATATTTTCAATATTACAACCTCTAAGGGATATGGTGGAGACATCCAGCTTACTGTTGGTATCCAGTCTGATGGAACGGTAAGTGGATATTCTGTACTCTCTATCAGTGAGACAGCAGGTCTTGGTATGAAAGCCAAGGATGATCCTAGCTGGGGTAAACAGTTTGCAGGAAAGAAAGTAGAATCTTTCTCCGTTGTAAAAGACGGTTCTGGTTCCGGTGATGACGCGAAAATCGATGCCATTTCCGGTGCGACTATCACAAGTAAAGCAGTTACTGGTGCTATGAATAGCTGTCTTGCTTATTTCCAGTCATTAGAAGGAGGTAACTAAGATGAAAAATAATAGCGCTTTAGAAAGACTTTATAATGGTATTATTAAAGAAAACCCTACTTTAGTTCTTATTTTAGGTATGTGTCCTACACTTGCGGTAACAACATCCGCAATCAACGGTGCAGGTATGGGACTTTCCACAACAGTAGTATTAATGTTTTCTAATATGATTATCTCTATTCTCCGTAATTTTATTCCGGATAGAGTTCGTATTCCTGGATACATTGTAATTATTGCATCCTTAGTTACAGTAGTACAGTTCCTTTTACAGGGATATGTACCAGCGTTAAATGATGCTCTTGGTGTATATATTCCGTTAATTGTAGTTAACTGTATTATCTTAGGACGTGCAGAGTCTTATGCAAGTAAAAACGGTCCTGTTTCTTCCTTCTTTGATGGTCTTGGAATGGGTCTTGGATTTACACTGTCCCTTACTATTTTAGGTGCATTTCGTGAATTACTTGGTGCAGGAACAATTTTTGGAAAAACTGTTTTGGCAGAATCTTTCTATACACCGATCACTATTTTCATTCTTGCACCTGGTGCATTCTTTGTACTTGCCTGCTTAGTAGCTGCAAGAAACAAGATTATGAACCGCAAAGTAAAGAATGGCGAAATGGAAGAGATCCCTGCAGGATGTGGTGACTGCTCTTCCTGTGGTAATACCTGCTGTTCAAGTAAGAGTTTCTTTGATATGTCCGTAGACAATAAAAAAGAAGAAACAAAAACTGCTTCTGATGAGAAAGCAGAGAATAAATAGAAAGGGGAAGGATTATGAAAGAATTAATATTATTGATTATCAGTGCAGCTATCGTTAATAACGTTGTACTGAGCCAGTTTTTAGGATTATGTCCTTTCCTCGGAGTATCCAAAAAGGTAGAGACTGCCGGTGGAATGGGAGCAGCTGTAATTTTTGTTATCACAATTGCTTCTTTAGTGACATCATTAATTTATAAATTTATTCTTGCAACACTTGGGTTAACTTATTTGCAGACGATCGTTTTTATCCTTGTTATTGCAGCTCTTGTACAGTTCGTAGAGATGTTTTTAAAGAAATCTATGCCAGCTTTGTATGAATCTCTGGGTGTATATCTTCCTCTGATCACAACAAACTGTGCTGTACTTGGTGTAGCTTTAAACTCTGTACAGTATGGATATAATATTTTACAGTCTGTAGTTTATGGTTTTGGTATTTCTGTCGGATTTACAATTGCTATTGTTATCCTGGCTGGAATTCGTGAAAAAATGGAATACAACGACATTCCAGAGTCCTGGCAGGGAATGCCTATCGTAATGGTAACAGCAGGACTTATGTCTATTGCATTCTTTGGTTTTTCAGGAATCATTTAATTAGGAGGAATAAAAATGAGTATAAGTGGAATTATTCTTGCGGCAGTAGTTGTCGGCGGAACCGGACTTGTTATTTCCATTCTCCTGGGCATTGCTTCCGAGAAATTTAAAGTGCCGGTAGACGAAAAAGAAGTTGCTGTAAGAGAGTGCCTTCCGGGAAACAACTGTGGTGGTTGTGGTTTTGCCGGATGTGATGCCCTCGCTAAGGCAATTGCAGCCGGAGACGCTCCGGTGGGTGCATGTCCGGTAGGCGGACAGCCAGTAGCAGATAAAATTGCTTCAATCATGGGTGTAGAAGCGGATGCAGGTGAAAAACAGGTTGCATTTGTAAAATGTGCAGGTACCTGTGATAAAGCAAAGTCTAAATATAAATATTCAGGAAATGAAGACTGTGTTTCTGCCATGAGTGTACCTGGTGGCGGACCAAAAGCCTGCAGTTTTGGATGTACAGGCTTTGGAAGCTGTGTGAAAGTTTGTGACTTCGATGCCATTCATGTAATTAACGGTGTTGCAGTAGTGGATAAGGAAAAATGTGTTGCTTGTGGTAAATGTGTTGCAACTTGTCCGAAGTCTTTAATTGAGCTTGTTCCATATGCAGCTCCTCACAAAGTACAGTGCAGTTCCAAAGAATTTGGTAAAGCAGTAAAAGAAGTATGTTCAGCAGGATGTATCGGATGTAAGATGTGTACTCGTGTCTGTGAAGCAGATGCAATTACTGTTGAAAATAATATTGCTAAAATTGATTACAGTAAATGTACAGGATGTGGAAAGTGTGCAGAGAAATGTCCTGCAAAGATTATTCTTTAGTCCGTATAGATCAGACTATAGTCTAGATAAAATGTAAGAAATTTAATAAAAACGAAAGAAAAGATGATTTCTCTTAACGAAAATGCAAGAGAAATCATCTTTTTTTCTTCACATTTTTCCTGTATAGTAGTTTGGAAAAGAAATCTGCTGTTGAAGCAGACAAGCTAGGAGGCTTTCGTATGGCTTATCAGAAATTTACTGGAACCTATCAGAGTTCAGATCATATAAACAGAATACATTATTATATTTACGAACCAGAAACAGATCTTAGAGCAATCATACAGATCGTGCATGATTTTGGAGATTGTATAGAACGGAATGAAAGTTTTATCCGCTTTTTTACTGATCATGGAATTATGGTGTGTGGATGCGATCATATTGGACATGGACGTTCTTCCAAGAAAGAAGACTATGGATATTTTGGTGAAAAGAATGGTTGGGCTTATCTGATAAAAAATACAAAAAAGTTAACACATTACATGAAAAAGGAATATCCGGATGTTCCGTATTTTATATATGGGCATGGCATGGGTTCGTTGATCGTCCGAATGGATTGTATTCATGAAAAGGGAATCAATGGTGTAATTTTATCTGGAACTAGCGGAAGACGGAAATATTGCCGCAGAAGGCTTTTATTTATCGCAATATTAAAGCGGATTCTGGGAGCACAACATAAAAGTGTTTATCTTCAAAAAGATTTAGAAAAGCGTTTGAACCATCATTTTCTAAGAGAGAGGGATAATTGTTCGTGGCTTGTAGAAGATGAAAAAGAACGAAAGAACTGTTCAAGAATTTACGAAGAATACGTCCCGATTACTGTAGCAGCTTATGAAGATATCTTAAAAATGCTTGCACTTGTTTCTTCTAAAAAGTGGTACCGCTCTGTAAATATAGAGATTCCGATCATGCTGATTGGAGGACAGGAAGATCCGATAGGTAACTTTGGAAAAGGGATTGAAGAAGTACACCGCTATCTGGAAGATAGCTGTCATCGAGTGGAAATGCGGCTTTATAAAGGAATGCGGCATAATATTTGTGATGAAGTAAGGAAAGAAGCTGTATATATAGATATTTTGCAGTGGATGAAGCTGCATCTTAATGAACAGTATGAGATATAAAAAGAACATTCAAGTCATGAAAATAGAATTATTCAAAAAAGCCCTCATAAAATAAAAGAAAGGGCTTTTTTTATGCGTTTTTGGGAACTTGGAAATAAAGATGTGATTAACTGTAAAAATGGTCATCGCCTTGGTTGTGTGGGAGATTTAGAAATTGATGTATGCAGATTTTGTGTTACAGATATTTATGTGCCTACGGGTGGAAAATATTGCGGATGTATTGGAAAGAAATCGGAATATCGGATTCCGGTTGGAGCAGTAATCCGAGTGGGAGTTGATAGTATTCTTGTCGATATCGATGAAAAGAAATGTCTTGTAAAATAATAGGTTTTCTGTTATAATAGTCGGCACAATAAATGAAATCATAAAAGCTAGAATACTGGAGGATAAGATATGAAGTGCCCATTTTGTGGATTGGATAATACCCGTGTAATCGATTCAAGACCTGCAGATGATAATTCATCCATACGACGGCGAAGACTTTGCGATGAATGTGGAAAGCGATTTACTACATACGAACGAGTAGAGATTATGCCTCTCACAGTGATAAAGAAAGATAAAACAAGAGAACCTTACGATCGTTCTAAGATTATGTCCGGAATTTTACGTGCCTGCCATAAGAGGCCGATATCTGTAGAACAGATTGAACAGATGGTGAATCAGATTGAGAATGAACTGTTTAATTTAGAATATAAAGAGATTGAAAGTAAACAGATCGGAGAAGTTGTTATGGAGCATCTAAAGACTCTCGAACAGGTAGCATATGTACGTTTTGCTTCGGTATATCGTGAGTTTAAGGATGTAGGAACTTTTATGAATGAGTTAAAGAAGATGTTAGATAGTGGAGAGAACATCCAGAAGTAATAACATTGATAAGCAGAACAGGTATTTGAGAAAGTATTCTCGATACCTGTTTTTTGTTTTAAAAAAAGTTCCGCAAGGATATGTTAGGAGTCTGCCTTTATTCCATACTTTTGTAAATGAAAAAAATTATTGCAAATATGGAAAAAATATGCTATAAATAACCTATATTTACAAAATATTACTGAATATACAATAATAGAAAGTAGGATAGAGTGGAATGGTAGCAGAAGTTTTTAGTGGAATGATACAGGGGATAGAGGGGCAGATTGTACAGATACAGGCAGATATTAGTAATGGGCTTCCTAATTTTTATATGACAGGATATTTATCAAACGAAGTAAAGGAATCAAAAGAACGGGTTCGTACAGCACTTCATAATATAGGAATCGCATTGCCACCGAAAAGAATATCAGTTAATTTTGCGCCGGCAGATTTTCGTAAGTGTGGGACTTTTTTTGATCTTGCCGTTGCAGTAGCAATTCTTCTTGCAATGAATCTGATCCCGGAAACATATGTAAAGAATACATTATTTATTGGAGAATTATCATTGAATGGACAGATTCGACCGATATCCGGTGTATTGCCAATCGTTGTTTCCGCTGTAAAGAGTGGAATAGATCGGTGTATCGTTGCGAAAGAGAATATAGAGGAGGCAGCATTTGTAGATCAGATGGAAGTTGTTAGCTTTCAAAGTCTTGAAGAACTCTATTCTTACTTACGCCATGGGTATATAGTAGACAGACATTCAGGTGAGATTACGCAGCAGAAAGAGGCTGACATTAGAGGAATAGTATGTGTAGATGAGAGTATAACAGATAACGCTGCACTGAATTTAGGGGAATGGAATCAGATAACAGATTTTTCTGAAGTGAAAGGACAGAGCATGGCAAAAAGAGCGATGGAAATTGCAGCAGCCGGTTATCATAATTTAATGTTGGGCGGACCACCTGGTGTAGGGAAGACGATGCTGGCATCCTGTATATCAGGAATTATGCCACAGATGACAAAAGAAGAGATGATTGATACGACCATGATCTATAGTGCAAAGGGACTCTTAAAGGAACGTTTTACCTTAATAAATAAACGACCGTTTCGTGCGCCGTCCCTTGCAATTACTGCAGCCGGAATGTTTGGAGGAGGAATCGTTCCAAA
This Anaerobutyricum hallii DNA region includes the following protein-coding sequences:
- a CDS encoding YifB family Mg chelatase-like AAA ATPase, with product MVAEVFSGMIQGIEGQIVQIQADISNGLPNFYMTGYLSNEVKESKERVRTALHNIGIALPPKRISVNFAPADFRKCGTFFDLAVAVAILLAMNLIPETYVKNTLFIGELSLNGQIRPISGVLPIVVSAVKSGIDRCIVAKENIEEAAFVDQMEVVSFQSLEELYSYLRHGYIVDRHSGEITQQKEADIRGIVCVDESITDNAALNLGEWNQITDFSEVKGQSMAKRAMEIAAAGYHNLMLGGPPGVGKTMLASCISGIMPQMTKEEMIDTTMIYSAKGLLKERFTLINKRPFRAPSLAITAAGMFGGGIVPKPGEISLAHHGVLFLDEFPEYAREIIEMFRIPLENHAISVIRQERTLIFPADFLFIIAANACPCGYYPMDKCRCTSRQILRYQNRISGPILDRMDLFVRCEEIGYDVLTASSKEESSSSIQKRVSAAWVIQKERFAESSTIFNGRMTKSEVEQYCQLDAEGQRLMKKAYSAFSLTGRSYFKILKTARTIADLEQSPDIRARHLEEALYFRQKEKGNLNER